In Amphiura filiformis chromosome 2, Afil_fr2py, whole genome shotgun sequence, one DNA window encodes the following:
- the LOC140145604 gene encoding beta-1,3-glucan-binding protein-like, with translation MGKSNGSSNVVPIILSVLALLLAIVAVIIGVVSLLQKGTSNPVNGDTSEQYRRGDSCNRYPCEVSCDLKKPPCNGLIFEDNFDTLNLDTWQHEITAGGGGNWEFQYYINNRSNSYVRDGSLYIKPTLTEDLFGPGFLNTGTLSLWGSSPANLCTGNAWYGCQRQGNDVNYINPVQSARIRTVHSFAFKYGKVEVRARMPVGDWLWPAIWLLPRRNSYGEWPASGEIDIVESRGNLFYTDPSGTSVGVDQMGSAMHWGPFYPNNKYPLTHASKNLENGDHFGKGFHKYGLEWTPFNIKFFVDDEEILKADPGPYGFYDFGKFGEELPNTHNPWANSPNKMAPFDQDFYIIMNVAVGGTGGYWDDSNTNQPYPKPWVDSSPTGPKDLWLAKDEWYPTWNPDVNNGEGAAMQVDYIRVWAHGSY, from the exons ATGGGTAAATCTAATGGCTCAAGTAACGTAGTACCAATTATTCTGAGCGTCTTGGCGCTATTGCTTGCGATAGTTGCCGTTATTATTGGTGTTGTAAGCTTGCTACAGAAAGGGACCAGCAACCCAGTTAATGGTGACACAAGTGAACAATACCGTCGTGGTG ATTCGTGTAACAGATACCCATGTGAAGTGTCATGTGACCTGAAAAAACCACCATGTAATGGCCTCATATTCGAAGACAACTTTGATACCTTAAACTTGGATACATGGCAACATGAGATTACAGCTGGTGGTGGAGGG AATTGGGAGTTCCAATACTATATCAATAACCGAAGTAACAGCTACGTGCGTGATGGTAGCCTATATATCAAGCCT ACTCTGACAGAAGACCTCTTCGGACCAGGATTTCTTAATACTGGAACTCTCAGTCTCTGGG GTTCATCTCCCGCTAACCTATGCACTGGCAACGCCTGGTATGGTTGCCAAAGACAGGGTAATGACGTCAACTATATCAACCCGGTTCAATCAGCTCGCATACGAACTGTCCACTCATTTGCCTTCAAGTACGGCAAAGTCGAAGTCAGGGCCAGGATGCCTGTAGGTGATTGGTTGTGGCCAG CTATTTGGCTATTACCTCGTCGTAACAGTTACGGAGAATGGCCCGCATCAGGTGAAATCGATATCGTTGAATCTCGTG GTAATCTGTTTTACACTGACCCTAGCGGTACCTCAGTAGGAGTTGATCAAATGGGTTCTGCAATGCATTGGGGGCCATTTTATCCTAACAACAAATATCCATTGACGCATGCTAGCAA aAATTTAGAAAACGGAGATCACTTCGGAAAAGGCTTCCACAAATACGGCTTGGAGTGGACTCCTTTCAATATTAA ATTCTTCGTTGATGATGAAGAGATTCTGAAAGCCGATCCTGGTCCATATGGTTTCTATGACTTCGGGAAATTCGGAGAGGAACTCCCTAACACACACAATCCATGGGCAAACTCACCCAACAAGATGGCGCCCTTCGATCAGGAT TTCTACATCATAATGAACGTCGCTGTGGGCGGCACAGGTGGTTACTGGGATGACAGTAATACCAATCAACCGTATCCAAAGCCATGGGTTGACTCATCGCCAACAGGACCCAAAGATCTCTGGTTAGCCAAAGACGAATGGTATCCCACGTGGAATCCAGATGTTAACAACGGAGAGGGCGCTGCCATGCAGGTGGATTACATTAGAGTATGGGCGCATGGATCATATTAA